A window of Thermodesulfovibrio thiophilus DSM 17215 genomic DNA:
GATAGATCAACAATAAAAGATATGGTGGAGGCAATTATAAGATGGGGCAAGCAGAAGTAGTTATTGTAGGAGGCGGAATTTCAGGACTTTCCCTTGCATACTTTCTGTTAAAAAAGAAACCTGATCTTGATATAAAGATTATTGAGGCGGAAAATAAAGCAGGCGGAAAGATAGTATCTGAAAATATTTCAAGCTTTTTATGCGAAGCTGGAGTTAATGGATTTCTAAATAATAAACCTTCAACAATTGTCCTTGCAAATGAGCTAGGCATAGAGCCTTTAATGGGCAGTGAACATTCAAAGGTAAGATATATTCTTATTGATGGACAATTAAAAAAAGTACCTGAGGATCCTTTAAAATTTTTTGCCTCTTCACTGCTTTCTGTGAGGGGAAAAATTAGAATGATAGGAGAGTATTTCATCCCACCGTTAAAGGAAGACATAGATGAATCAGTTCAGAGCTTTGTAAGCAGAAGAGTTGGCACTGAGTTTTATGAAAAACTGATTGATCCAATGTCAACAGGAATATATGCAGGTGATCCTACAAAGATGAGCATGAAAAGCTGTTTTCCAAAAGTATACTGGCTTGAAAAAAAATATGGTGGTCTTATAAAAGGCTTGATTGCTCTTAAAAAAGGAAAAAAGAATGTTGAGACAGCTCCAAAGAGTATGCTTATGTCTTTTAGAAATGGTATGGTAGAACTCATTCAGAGTCTTGAAAACAAGCTTGCCTCAAAAATTTTAAAAAATAAAAAAGTGCTGGATATAACGTTAAACAATGGTTTATATAACCTTTACATGGCAGATGGAGAGTATTTACAGGCAACTAAAATAGTTCTTGCCTGCCCGGCCCATGAATCAGCCAACATTGTTAAAGAGTTTGATAAAGAACTTAGCAAACTTTTAGCATCAATTCCATATCCTCCTTTAAGTGTTGTTGCCTTTGGATTTAAAACAGAACAAATAGGTTTTGGCACAGGTCTTTATGGCTTTCTTGTTCCTCACAGGGAGAAACGAAAAATTCTAGGATGTCTTTTTGATTCAACTATATTTCCAAACAGAGCACCTCAAGGATATGTTTTATTAAGAACAATGATTGGCGGCATGAGATCTCCTGACCTTGCTTTGTTGCCTGATGAAAAACTGATTGAAACTGCATTATCAGAGCTAAGGGATATTTTGAGTATTAAGGGTAACCCAGAATTTATAAAAATTTTCAGATGGCAAAAAGCTATCCCCCAGTATCAAGTAGGGCATGAGGAAAAACTGAGAAAAATTGATGAAAGGCTTAAAAGTTTTCCTGGATTTTACTTAACAGGCAATGCTTACAGAGGTGTAAGTGTAAACGACTGTATCCAGAACTCTATTGAATTAGCAGATAAATTTTTATCTCTTTAAGTGCATGGAACTAAAACATTAGTTTTCCTCAGGGAACAATAATGCTTGGTGAAATTTTTTTATTTATAGTCCTGGGTTTAATAATAAGATGTTTACTGTCTTTTTTTAATATTTCACCCGAAAGAATTGATTTTTTGAGAGATAAGACTAATTCCTTTGTTTTTTATTTCATAATTCCATTAATCTGCTTTAAAACAGCCTATACAATGCCTTTTAGTGTTAGTCATTTAAAAATATCGATTGTTGCAAATTTAACAATACTGAGCTGTGTGGCGATTTCATGGTTTATTTATAAAAAGATTAATAAAGTTATGTCTCTATCCATTCAACCTGAGGTTATGGGATCTTTAATAATATGCGCTTCATTTGGAAATGTGCTTTATGTAGGCTTACCGATTCTTACAAAGCTTTATGGAGAGCAAGGAATGAGCTATGCTTTCACATACGATTTTTTAGCAAGCACACCTCTTACCTGGACTGTTGGTATTGCAATTTGTATGAAATACGGTAAAGCCCAAAGTTTCACTTTGAAAAATTCGATTCAAACACTTATAAAAATTCCACCAATCTGGGGAATGATTATTGGATTAATTGTCAGAGAACTGATTATTCCTGTACCTGATATCTTAGTGAATTTTTTAAAAGATATATCAATATTTGTAACATATATAATGTTAACTATTGTTGGATTATCCATCAAAGCTGTATCTCCCAAAAAACTTACAATCTGTTCACCTGCTATTGCAGTAAAGCTTATTGTTTCACCATTGCTTGCTTATAGTTTTGGAAAGATTATAGGCTTACCACAAATTCCCCTTAACTCTTGCATGATTGATGCAGGCATGCCTTCGATGCTTCTGAGTATGATTTTTGCAACAGCTTTTGGAACTGACATGAGAACATCAATAGAGATGATTTTTCTTACTACTGCTATTTTTCTAGTTCTTTTTTCCGGTTACTTTTTAGTATTTTAAAGGAATGAACTTTTTTAAAATAAACTTTTTGCATAGTTAATTTTTCTTTATATATTTCTTTACGAATTCATCAATATACATCTGAGCCACTGCATCATTAAACAAAACCATATCTAATTGTTTTGTATATGCTGTCAGTTTTCCCATTATTTCAAGATATCTTTCAATTGTTGGAGTATCATATTTTGTCAAAATTGCATTTATTATATCTTCCTTTGTTGAAATTCTAAATCCTATTGTTTTTAAAATTTCTGTAATTAATTTTACTCTTCTAAATCTTCTGTCAATGGCAGCACCTCCACCTTTAAAAAAGAATTTTATGTAATTGTCATTGATGTTTTCACCAGCATATGCTTCAATCATTGAAAAATGATAACCAAGACGCAAACTGAAATTCATATAATGTCTGGTTACTATACAGAAACTTTTTTTAGCTGTTTTATTCAACTCATCTTCCGGAATTGAAGCAGTATGAGCAACCATGCCCAAAAATCCTTTTGCATCCACAGGAGGAGGACCTGGCCATTGCATTGATTTCATACCTCTAAGTATTGCTCTGAGCGGAATTGAAAGCACATCGTCTTCTGTAGCTTTATCTATTCCTTCTTTTAAACCTTCTTCTAAATCAAGGACCAATATTGCAATAGGAAGTCCTGTAACAAGGGGAATTGCATGAATTTCACTGTCATATCTCTCCCACATGGTAAACATCTCATGCATAACCATTTCATGACAGAATCTTGTTATATCATGAAGTGTTTTACAGTTTTCAGGTTTAAACTCATTCGAAGTGGGATCAACTAAATTTAATGGTACAATAAACTTCAATATTTTTTCGAGCATTTTATAAATTAAAGTTTCTTTAAAAGGACCTTCAATTTTTGCCATTTCAATAAGCTTTTCAACTTTACCTTCATATATTAGACAGTTATAAGCATCAACTGTTATTTCCTGACCATGCTTTAGTAATTTTGTAGCATTTTCAGTGTTAAGGATTGTCGGTACATTGTATTCTCTTGATAGTGAAGCCATATGACCTGTAGGAGTACCTACATCAGTTATAATAGCCGATGCTTTGTTCATTATAACCACATACTGTGGATTTGTATGTTTCGCAACTAAAACCCATCCTTCTGGAAAGTCTTCAAGCATGCTATCATTTTCTAAAATAAACGCTTTTCCATATCCTACACCCTTACATGCTGAGACACCTCTATCAATTAAAATATTGTAACCTTCAAATTTGGGTGGTTTTGAGACTTTTTTTGCTGAAGTATCCTCTAAATTTGAAATAACTCTTTGAAGAATATCCATAATTTTTAATGGACGTGTTTGAAGTATATAGATGTTATCTTCTTCGTCAATAGCCCATTCAATATCCTGAGGCAAACCGTAGTATTGTTCTATCTCAATTGCAAACTTTGCAAGTTTTAAGGCATTTTCCTCAGAAAGGTAAAACCCATAATTATGAGGAGGAAGAGGTATTTCCTCAATATCACCATCTTCATTGCATATGAGCATTTTATCCTGCTTGCCAGGAAGCTTTTCCACTATGGATAATTGAGGATGCCTTTTTATCACATATGACTCTGCGGTTACCGCTCCATCAACAACAAGTTTACCCAATCCTCTTACAGCGTTAATTATTATATTTTCACTTTCAGGATTATTAGGATTTTTTGAATACATAACTCCACCAACTTTAGCGTTTACCATTTCAAGAACTCCTGCTGCCATTACCATATCACTTTCTGAAAAACCTTTTGTTTTATAGTAAAAAATTGCTCTTGTATTAAAAAGACTTGCAAGTACTTCTTTGTATTTTTCGGGAATAAACTCTTCTTTAACATTCAGGAAGGAAGAGTACTGTCCTGCGAAACTGAAATCAGAGTCTTCGTGAATTGCACTGCTTCTTACAGATACCAGACATTTTTTATTTAACTTTTTACATAAATTTTCATAAGCCATTTTAATAGAGCTTGAGATTTCTGGTGGCATTTCTGAATTCACTATAATTTCCTTGAGTTTTATGCTACATTGCTCAAGTTCTTCAATCTTATTTATATTTGCTTCATTAAGAATTCTGGTTATCTTTTCTTTTAATTGATTGTATTCAATGAATTTTATATAAGAATAAGAAGTTATAACAAAACCATCTGGAACAGGGATTTTTAAAATGTTCTTAAGTTCTGCAAGATGAACATTTTTGCCTCCTGCAATATTGATTGCATCCTTTGGTAAAGACTCAAAAGGAATTGTAAAGTCAGTTACAGGTATATCTATTTTTGATGAAAGAGCTTTCTCTATTTTTTCTTTAATTTCATAATAAACGTTTTCTAATTGTGCATATTTATTGTCAGAAAGAGCATTTAAATTTTTAATTATTCCTATTACTCCATTAGAAATGGCATTAACATTAGTTTTTATATAATGCATATCAAAAACATATTCACCCGAAAGTTTTTCTTCCATATCAGCCATTATGCGAAGAACATCATTGTTTGTGTGAAGCAAGGTTCTGAAGTATGAATATTTTTCTTTTAAAAGTTTTTTCAATTTTTCTTTTTCCTCTATTTTTTTGGCTTTTGACTTAAAAATTCGCCCTAAATCCATATCGTATTATACTCAATTTAGTAGTAATCCCAAAATTGTCCACTAAATAAATTTTAACACGCTAGAATATGACAGGATACATTAATATTTGACAAAATATTGGAGGTCATAAGTGATTTTAATTGGCTTATAATACAATTTTTTTGACAAATATTTTCTATCCTCATAAAATATAGAATCTTACAATATAAGATTAAAGCAACATAATATTGTTAGAACAATATTATAAAGGAGTAAATATGGCTGAATTAATTAACAGAGATGACCATGCCAAATTATATTTACAACTATACACAATTTTAAAAAAAAAGATAGAAAATCAAGAGTGGTATTCTAGTATGCAAATACCTACCGAAGAACAGCTCTGCAGAATGTTTAATGTTAGCAGAGCAACGGTCAGAAATGCGTTAATGGAGCTTGTAAGGCAGGGATATTTAATCAGGCAACAAGGCAAAGGAACTTTCGTGAGTAAAAATTTTATCTCAGAAGGTTTAATTATGGCAACAGTTTTTAAAAAATTATGGTTTGAAAATGATTCTATATTTACTGAAAAAATAGTTGCAAAAACAGTAATGATGCCAGTTGGCAATTTAAGTAATGAACTGAACATTCCTGAAAACAAACACGTTATATACATAAAAATAATCTGGTTTGCTGAAAAAGACCCTACGATGATACAGGAATCCTTCATTCCTTTCAATATCTGTCCTCAGCTAATTGAAGAGGACATCGAACATCAATCCATTATTGAACTTCTTGAAAAGAAATACAATATCAAAACAACAAGAGTCCATAACTATTTTGAGTTAATTTTCTTAAACAAAGAAATTTCTTCATATTTTGAGTTAGAAGAAAACTTTCCTGCTATTTTAATGAATCAAAAGGTTTTTTCAGGAGATACGGTTATTATTGTAAATAAATTTTATAAAAAAATGGATAATCATAAAATCTTCATCGCTTTTCAAAGAAAAGCATTATAACCTCAGGAGGTGGGGTATGTCAGAGGTAAAATTGGTAAAAGATATAATGTTAGGAGTATTTGAGTTTCCACATATTCCTTACTGGTTTAGTATTGAGCAGTCTATTAAAGTTGTAAAGGCTTCTTTTATTCAGACTCAAAAATACAGTGAACCTCTAGCCATGCTTGTATTTGACGAAAAATACAATCTTCTAGGAATCGTTACGATTAAAGACATTCTTAAAGGACTTGAACCTGAATTATTGAAAACATCCTTGAAAATTCAAGACGAAAAAACAAAAAATCTGTCAATATGCTGGAACAGCCTTTTTAAACAGGAATCAAAAAAGCTTTTACAGAAACCTGTAAGTGATATAATGCTTGCAACAAAAAATTTTGTTGAACCAACTGATCCTGTAGAGAAGGCTGCTTTTATTATGATTTATTATAATTTACCGTTATTACCAGTTATTGAGGAGAACAAAAAATTTGTAGGCATTGTAAGAATGATTGAACTTTTTGATGCAATATCCGAAGAAATAATTAAGGAATAAATGTTTTAACCTATATAATGTCTGAAAACTTCTATTTTATGATTAACGGTGCTAAGAAAAAACTTGAAATTTAGGGGGGTTTAATGAAAAAACTAACACTTTTTATAGTCTTTTTATTTCTGAGTTTCAATTCTCTGGTTTTTGCAACAGAAACGAAAAAACATTCAGAAGATGTAGATATATTCAACATTTCTGGAACAATTCTTGATTCACACAGAGAACCTGTTAAAGAGGCAGAGATAAGAGTCTTTGTGAATGAAAATCCTTATAAAATAATAGTAGACCATAAAGAGATTGATAAAACAGTGACTTCTTCTCATGGAACTTTTCAGATCAGTTTTAATCTTAAAGAAGGCATGATTAATACAGCAAAGATTCAGATTGAGATTGTAAAGAGTTCATATAAAAAGACCACAGTGGAGCTTAAAAAAAATGATTTTGCTGTTAAAGAAAATAAGTTTTATCTAACAAAGGACATAATACTTAACAGAAGTCTTGGACCGGCATTCTGGCTAGCTACTGGAGTGTTTTTAGTGTCATATGCTCTTATTTCCTGTGAACTGCTTCACAGAACAGTTGCTGCAATGCTGGGTGCTTCAACAATGTTAATACTCACCTACACTGCTGGAGTGATAAATCCAGAGTTTCACATCATATCATTTCAACGAGCCATAGAAGCTATTGATATGAATGTCATATTTCTATTAATGGGAATGATGATCATCATCGGAGTTTTAAAACACACAGGAGTTTTCCAGTGGTTTGCTTACATATCTTACAGGATTGCGAGGGGAAATGTAATGATGCTTGCTGTAATTTCATGTTTTTTCATAGCTATTTCAGCTGCATTTCTTGATAATGTTACAACAATGCTTTTATACACACCAGTATTAATAGAGATTGCCATAACTTTAAAGATAAATCCACTTTCTTTGCTTATTCCAGGGATAATGGCATCAAACATAGGTGGTACAGCAACCCTCATAGGAGATCCTCCAAATATAATGATTGGCTCATATACAGGTTTAACATTTATGCAGTTTGTCTATGCCCTTACTCCATCAGTTGTTATCTGTCTTATAGTTCTTGCTATATATAACAAGTTTTTCTATTCAAAGGAATACAAAAAGGGAAGAGTTGATGATATAAATTCTTTCATAAGCTATTTAAGAGAAGAGTACAGAATAACAGACAGAACACTTCTTGCCTATGGAGTCTTTGTAATGTTACTGGTTATAGCATTTTTTGTTACACATGGATACTGGCACATGGAAGTAAGCATTCCTGCACTTTTTGGAGCAGGGATTCTTTTTACCTATGCAGTTTTAACCAGGAGAGTAAAACTTCTTGAACTGATAGAAAAAGATATTGAATGGACAACTCTTCTTTTCTTTATGTTTTTGTTTATAATAGTTGGTGCTGTAGAGGAAGCAGGACTACTTTCAGTAATTGCAGACTGGGTTTATGGAGTATCAGCAGGAAATCTCACGGTTGCAATATGCATGATTTTATGGGTATCGGCAATAATGAGTGCTTTTGTGGACAATATTCCCTTTACAGCAACAATGTTACCAATTGTTGCCTATCTGAGTAAAGTGATTCCAGGAGCAGAGAGCAATGTTCTTTGGTGGGCACTGGCATTTGGTGCGTGTTTTGGAGGGAATGGAACTTTAATAGGAGCATCTGCTAATGTAGTAACAATAGGGATTGCAGAGTCTGCTGGTTATAAAATCAGCTTTTTTGGATTCATGAAGTATGCTTTTTTGTATATGATAATAACTGTGGCAATAGCAAATATATGGCTACTTCTTTTTTATTAAAGGACAGCTCTATTTAAATAGTGCATAAATCAGAAAACATTAAATTCTGGAGGTTAAATATATGGTTAAGTTTCCATTTGAAAAGGTATTATTACCGGTTGACAGAAGTGAACATTCAAAGCGAGCTGTAAAATTCGCAGGTAAACTTTTTTCTTCTATTGAAAATTACATTTCAAACATTACAATTCTTCATGTTATAACAGGTGGATTTTTAAGCAAACATATCAAGAATATAGACTTTAGGGCAGAAAGTTTAAAAGATTCAGAATTTTTTGAAAAACTTAAGGATAAGCATTACGAAGAAAATATTAAACCATTTCTTGATGAGTATGAACAACTCTTAAGAAATGAAGGAGTAAAACTAAATTTAAATCAGATTATTCTGGAGGGAGACCCTGGAAATACAATAATTGAATACGCTTTACGAGAGGGATTTTCCACTGTAATGCTTTCACGTCGTGGTATGTCTCCATTGAAAAGCCTGTTTCTTGGCAGCGTTTCTGAAAAAATCGTCTATGGACTGGTTAACCAGAATATCTACCTTATAGGAAATAAAATGGCAGAGGACTATCCTGTTTCAAAAGTTTTAGTTCCTGTTGATGGCTCAGAATATTCCATGAAAGCAGTTGAACATGCTGTATATCTTACAAAAATCTTAAAAAAAATACAGGAAATTACAATTTTCAGGGTCATAAATGTTTCTCTTTATCTTGAACGATTAAAACAAGGAATTGATCCTGAAGAGGAAGCAAAAGATATTCTAATTAAAACTAAAAGAAAATTTTTAGAAGAAGTTGCTGAAGATATTATTAAAACTAAAATTAATGTTGGATTTCCTGCAGAAGAGGTGGTTAAAGAGATACATGATGGAAACTATAATCTTGTTGTAATGGGACGACGAGGCCGTTCTGTACTTAAAGATTTAATTATTGGTGGAGTTAGCTCAGCAGTAATAAATAGATGTTTTGAGCCTACAATAGCTATTATAAACCTATAACAATAAAAAATTTATACCTTCATTTGAGGAATGATGCGTTTAAACACAGGAATATATTAGTAGATAAAAGAATTTACATATAGTTTAAGTAAAGGTTAAAGAATCGCTAAAAAGTTTTGATATCAAACAATGGTCTTTTTAAGAAAGGAGGCTTTGAAGCCTCCTTTCTTTTTAATGTCCTCCGACTTGAAGAACTCCTGATGCAGCAAGTATTAATATTAAGCATTCTGCTAATGCAAAAATAAAATAAGCTGTATCTTTTTTCTTTAGAAAAATTGGTAGTATTCTTATATAACAGAACACTGTAATACTTCCAAGAAATGCAATTGGAACAAAGTTTAAAAAATCTCCTTTTGTCACTAACGTTAACCATGTCCATCCAGAATGTATTTCCGCTGCTGTCATATACTCATGGGCTTTTAATTTCCAATATTTTGGCAAATCAGAAATAGGAATATGTGCAGGAAGTATACCCAATACATAAATAAAAAAAGTTATGATAAGCAATATAAGTCCTATTTTCATTCCTAAATCAAGCAGTTTCGCATAAACAACCTGCTCTTCTTTAGCATTATCATATTGTGTCATTGATAAACCTCCATTTTTAAAGTTATTTCCATATTTCAAGTCCTTTAAGCAAGGCTCTTAATCCTGCAAAAAGAAGCATAATTATAACAACATATCTAACTATTTTAGGTTTTGCTACAGCAAGAATTCTAACTCCAACTACTGACCCGAGCATAATTCCAATAATGCTCGGAACAACTATCATAGGCATAACAGCACCATTATTAAGATAGATCCATGCAGCAGATGTATCCGTTATTGACAGAAGAAATTTACTTGTAGCAACAGAGACCTTAAGAGGAGCCCCCATCAAAAGATTCAACACTGGAACATTTGCCCAACCCGCACCAAGACCAAACATACCTGCCATTAATCCAATCACTATAAATAGACAAAGAGCCTGCGGTGTTCTACAAACCTTCCATTCAATTTCCTTTCCAGTTGATATTTCATTATATACTCCACTTATCTTTAATACCTGTGAAAGTGTATCTGCTTTTTTAACTTCTGGATATTCAGATTTTTTTGCAAGAAACATTATCACCACTATAAAAAGAATTGTTCCACCGAGTGCTATATTCACTACTTTAGATGGAAGGGCAAGTCCTATCATGGCACCTACTATTGAAGAAGCAGAGGCTATCAATGCAAGAGGAATTGCCAACCTTAAATCAGCAAAACCTCTTTTTAAAAGTCCTGGACCAGCAGCCAGAGCTCCTGATAAAGCCACAAAAAGTCCTGCACCTCTAACAAAATCCATACTAAATGGGAAAAATCCTCCAACAATAGGAACAAACAAAACTCCTCCACCAACACCACCTAAAACAGCCAATACACCCAATATAAATGTTGTAATAAACAAAATAACCGGCCATGCCCACCATGGCATTGTACTGTTAACAGATGTTTCTGAAGCTGCAAAAACAGGACCAGCAAGGAACAAAGAGCAAAGCATCACCAGAATAATCCAGCTTAGAAAATTTTTCATTCTAACCTCCTTACATTTTGAGATATAAGATTATAAAATTATTACATAAATTGATCTGAAAGGTGTTATTATAATTTTTTATAGATGAATAATTTATAATTTCTTTACATTTTTTTTGTTTTTTTTTAATATCTTTTAAAGACCTAAAAAATTAGGAGGTAAATATGGGAAGACAGATGAGAGTTTTACTGGTAGATGATGAAGTGGAGTTTATAAAAACTCTTGCCAAAAGACTCGAAATGAGAGAATTAAAACCAGATACTGTATATAGTGGAGAAGAAGCAATTAAGTATGCTGAAGAACAAGAACCAGATGTAATTGTTCTTGATTTAAGAATGCCAGGCATGGATGGAATTGAAGTTTTAAAACAGATAAGGGGTGCATATCCTACAACACAGGTTATTATCCTTACTGCTCATGGAACTGAGAAGGATCAAGAAGAAGCTCAAAAACTGGGAGCTTATGAGTTTCTGAGAAAACCTGTTGATATTGAAACTCTTATGGATAAGATTAAGGGAGCTTATAAAAGAAAGCTTGAACTTACAATGTCTGCTATTGCTTTTGCTGAGGAAGGTGAATTTGATACTGCAAGAAAAATAATGGAAAACAAGGAACAAAATAAATAATTTATACTGGTATATTTATTGTAATTATTTTTTCATCACTTGAGATGCTTATATCAGTCAGGTATGCAATTTCTTGAATATTTGATAATGGCCAGATTTCTGTTACGGGTGTTTCTATGAATTCGCCTTCGTATTTTATGACGATCCTTATTATATTATTTTCTGATGTAATACTAACAACTATGGAACTATCTGGTATGGATTTTTTTAAAAAACTATCTACAGCGTAAAATATCAGAAACTGCAATATAAATGGAGAGCTTTCTATAGTAGGAATATTTGATTGTAAATTATACTTCAGAGAAACTTTTTTCCTGTTTAAATATCTTTTAAGAAGTTCAAAGATTTCTTCAAAAACTGAACTCAATACAAATGTGCTTTTAAGATTGTCCATTCTATGAGCAAATCTGTTAAAGTAATTAATAAAATTAACACTCTTATTTATCTGATTGGTAATTGCTTCTAAACTTTCTTTAATGAGGGGCATCTCTTTCTTATCAATTGATTTTTTATCCTTACATATATCACTGATTAACCCTGCTGATTCTTTTATTAAAGCAAGATGGTTGTTAATTTCATGAGTAAAGTCTGCTATAATTTTAGCTATAAAGGCAATTGGTTTTTCTAACATTACATAGTCCCTCTTTTTAGTTTTGCATTGTCTATCTTAGATACTAATTCATCAATATCAACAGGTTTAATGAGATAATCATAAGCTCCATGCATGAGACTTTTATTTATTCTCTCCGCATCTCCGTAACCTGACATCATAATAACCTGAATTGTTGGATTTATTTCCTTTATTTTTTTTAAAATTTCCATTCCATCCATATCCTGTAATCCAATATCCAGGATAACCACATCCGGCGTTTCATTTAGAAGTTTAATTCCATCTATAAAATTTGTAACACCATGTGCATCATAGCCTCTAAGATTTAATCTCTCCGTTAGAGTTGATACTAATTCAGCTTCATCATCAATTATCAGTAATTTTGCCTTTTTCATTTAATTCCTCCATGTCAGGATTAATAGGGATTTTTATTGTAAAGGTTGTTCCCTGATCAATTTCACTTTCTACATGAATGTCTCCACCAAGTTTTTTAATAATTCCGTATGAAATATACAATCCCAGCCCTGTGCCCTTTTTCTTAGTAGAATAAAAAGGTTCAAAGATATGTTTTAAGACATCCTTCGGAATACCACTACCGTTGTCTTGAATTGAGATTTCTAAATAGTTTGAGTCAGATAATCTGGTTTGAATTTTAATTGTTCCCCCTTGAGGTACAGCATCAACTGCATTATTGATGATATTCAACAATACCTGCTGAAGTTGTCCTTTATCCGTTATAATTTTCGGTAAGGTGTCCTGAAAATCGTAAACTATATTTATTCCTTTTGATTGGATTTCTTTTTCTATAAATCCAAGAACTTCTTCGATCACGTCATTAACATTAATATCTTCTTTGC
This region includes:
- a CDS encoding sulfite exporter TauE/SafE family protein, with translation MKNFLSWIILVMLCSLFLAGPVFAASETSVNSTMPWWAWPVILFITTFILGVLAVLGGVGGGVLFVPIVGGFFPFSMDFVRGAGLFVALSGALAAGPGLLKRGFADLRLAIPLALIASASSIVGAMIGLALPSKVVNIALGGTILFIVVIMFLAKKSEYPEVKKADTLSQVLKISGVYNEISTGKEIEWKVCRTPQALCLFIVIGLMAGMFGLGAGWANVPVLNLLMGAPLKVSVATSKFLLSITDTSAAWIYLNNGAVMPMIVVPSIIGIMLGSVVGVRILAVAKPKIVRYVVIIMLLFAGLRALLKGLEIWK
- a CDS encoding response regulator encodes the protein MGRQMRVLLVDDEVEFIKTLAKRLEMRELKPDTVYSGEEAIKYAEEQEPDVIVLDLRMPGMDGIEVLKQIRGAYPTTQVIILTAHGTEKDQEEAQKLGAYEFLRKPVDIETLMDKIKGAYKRKLELTMSAIAFAEEGEFDTARKIMENKEQNK
- a CDS encoding response regulator; protein product: MKKAKLLIIDDEAELVSTLTERLNLRGYDAHGVTNFIDGIKLLNETPDVVILDIGLQDMDGMEILKKIKEINPTIQVIMMSGYGDAERINKSLMHGAYDYLIKPVDIDELVSKIDNAKLKRGTM
- a CDS encoding universal stress protein, yielding MVKFPFEKVLLPVDRSEHSKRAVKFAGKLFSSIENYISNITILHVITGGFLSKHIKNIDFRAESLKDSEFFEKLKDKHYEENIKPFLDEYEQLLRNEGVKLNLNQIILEGDPGNTIIEYALREGFSTVMLSRRGMSPLKSLFLGSVSEKIVYGLVNQNIYLIGNKMAEDYPVSKVLVPVDGSEYSMKAVEHAVYLTKILKKIQEITIFRVINVSLYLERLKQGIDPEEEAKDILIKTKRKFLEEVAEDIIKTKINVGFPAEEVVKEIHDGNYNLVVMGRRGRSVLKDLIIGGVSSAVINRCFEPTIAIINL